The following coding sequences lie in one Polluticoccus soli genomic window:
- the hutU gene encoding urocanate hydratase: MPGIEATQRIIRSPRGSELNCKNWISEAAFRMIQNNLDPEVAERPEDLVVYGGIGKAARDWKSFDKILELLKDLNEDETLMVQSGKPVGVLRSHKDAPRVLIANSNLVGRWATWEHFRELEAKGLMMYGQMTAGSWIYIGSQGIVQGTYETYLSLANQHYNGTLKGTLNVTAGLGGMGGAQPLAITMNEGVCLAAEMEEWRMKKRVETRYLDKYTSDIDEAIDWALKAKENKEAISIGVCCNAVDLLQRLIDRNITPDTLTDQTSAHDELIGYFPEGLTVVEANALRSSNPEEYCSRSLDTMAKHVRQMLELQKRGAITFDYGNNLRGQAHDKRGVKDAFDFPGFVPAYIRPLFCEGKGPFRWVALSGDPEDIYTTDKALMELFPENKGLHRWLHMAKDRIAFQGLPARICWLGMGEREKAGLLFNELVRTGKVKAPIVIGRDHLDCGSVASPNRETEAMKDGSDAVADWPILNALINTAGGASWVSFHHGGGVGMGYSLHAGMVIVADGTKDAEERLKRVLFNDPGMGVLRHTDAGYELAEETGKKFGLDI; the protein is encoded by the coding sequence ATGCCTGGAATAGAAGCAACACAACGAATTATACGCTCGCCACGTGGCAGCGAACTGAATTGCAAGAACTGGATATCTGAAGCAGCATTCAGGATGATACAGAACAACCTGGATCCTGAAGTAGCAGAACGTCCTGAAGACCTCGTAGTATACGGTGGTATCGGTAAAGCTGCCCGCGACTGGAAGAGCTTTGATAAGATACTGGAGCTACTCAAAGACCTGAACGAAGACGAGACCCTGATGGTTCAATCAGGTAAGCCTGTAGGCGTACTGCGTTCGCACAAAGATGCACCACGTGTACTCATTGCCAACTCTAACCTTGTTGGTCGCTGGGCTACATGGGAACATTTCCGTGAGCTGGAAGCAAAAGGCCTGATGATGTATGGACAGATGACCGCAGGTAGCTGGATATACATTGGTTCTCAGGGTATCGTACAAGGTACGTATGAAACATATCTCTCGTTGGCTAACCAACACTACAACGGTACGCTGAAAGGCACGCTGAACGTGACGGCGGGTCTTGGTGGTATGGGTGGCGCTCAGCCACTGGCCATTACTATGAACGAGGGTGTATGCCTTGCTGCTGAAATGGAAGAATGGCGTATGAAGAAGCGTGTTGAAACACGTTACCTCGATAAATACACCAGCGACATCGATGAGGCCATTGACTGGGCACTGAAAGCCAAAGAAAACAAAGAAGCCATCTCTATAGGTGTTTGTTGCAATGCTGTTGATCTGCTGCAAAGGTTGATAGACAGGAACATTACACCTGATACGCTGACCGACCAGACATCGGCACACGATGAACTGATCGGTTATTTCCCTGAAGGGCTGACTGTAGTAGAAGCAAATGCTCTGCGCAGCAGCAATCCTGAAGAATACTGCTCACGCTCGCTGGATACGATGGCGAAACATGTACGCCAGATGCTGGAACTGCAAAAGCGCGGTGCCATCACATTCGACTACGGCAACAACCTCCGCGGCCAGGCACACGACAAGCGTGGTGTCAAGGATGCGTTCGACTTCCCTGGTTTCGTACCTGCTTATATCCGTCCGCTGTTTTGCGAGGGTAAAGGTCCGTTCCGCTGGGTGGCGCTGAGTGGCGATCCTGAGGATATCTACACTACGGATAAAGCGCTCATGGAGCTCTTCCCAGAGAATAAAGGTTTGCACCGCTGGTTGCATATGGCCAAAGACCGCATCGCCTTCCAGGGCCTGCCTGCACGTATTTGCTGGCTGGGTATGGGTGAGCGTGAGAAAGCTGGCCTGCTGTTCAATGAACTCGTGCGGACAGGTAAGGTTAAGGCGCCGATCGTTATTGGTCGCGACCACCTGGACTGTGGTTCTGTCGCATCGCCTAACCGCGAAACAGAAGCCATGAAAGACGGCAGTGATGCCGTAGCTGATTGGCCGATACTCAATGCATTGATCAATACAGCTGGTGGCGCTAGCTGGGTGTCTTTTCACCATGGTGGTGGCGTGGGCATGGGCTACTCGCTGCACGCTGGTATGGTGATCGTTGCTGACGGTACCAAAGACGCTGAAGAGCGCCTGAAGCGCGTACTGTTCAACGACCCGGGTATGGGTGTGTTGAGGCATACAGACGCCGGCTATGAGCTGGCTGAAGAAACCGGCAAGAAATTCGGACTGGATATCTAG
- a CDS encoding DUF3997 domain-containing protein has protein sequence MARLGLLIAFSILLVACNMSDSSKKLSGNYCYRWEGGGDKVILRHSGSVRDNIYGEVVDYEYNDDFIIAMQRPDFKTHAHYLAFELPGDEIEKDIREAESTLRTEPYYIQIFSNKLNYWIISHNHNKTFGPLTKSEFQKLHDSLNIDEDLNFD, from the coding sequence ATGGCAAGGCTAGGTCTTCTTATTGCATTTTCAATATTGCTTGTTGCCTGTAACATGAGCGACTCCTCGAAGAAACTCTCGGGAAATTATTGTTATCGATGGGAAGGCGGTGGAGATAAAGTTATTCTGAGACACTCAGGTAGCGTGCGAGACAATATTTATGGTGAAGTAGTTGACTATGAATATAACGACGACTTTATTATCGCAATGCAACGACCCGATTTCAAAACACACGCCCATTATCTTGCTTTCGAGCTACCTGGAGACGAAATAGAGAAAGATATACGCGAAGCTGAAAGTACTTTAAGGACAGAGCCGTACTATATACAGATATTCTCTAACAAGCTTAATTACTGGATCATATCACATAACCACAATAAGACCTTTGGCCCGCTCACAAAATCAGAATTTCAAAAACTCCACGATAGCCTGAATATTGACGAAGATTTGAACTTCGACTAG
- a CDS encoding YtxH domain-containing protein, with protein sequence MSTSRFLAGAVIGLVAGLLLAPSKGSELRSDISDTADKLKDRFNSLMGRTGGPDLDDLRSFLDKNIDGLSDDVKHRILTIIDEASDMAYSAKPHLSNGVI encoded by the coding sequence ATGAGCACATCACGATTTTTGGCCGGCGCCGTTATTGGATTGGTAGCCGGGCTGTTACTGGCCCCTTCTAAAGGTTCTGAGCTAAGGTCTGACATTTCTGACACCGCTGACAAGCTGAAAGACAGGTTCAACAGCCTGATGGGCCGCACTGGTGGTCCGGACCTGGACGATCTTCGCTCCTTCCTCGATAAGAATATTGATGGCCTGAGCGATGATGTGAAACACCGCATCCTCACCATCATAGACGAGGCCAGCGACATGGCATACAGTGCCAAGCCTCACCTGAGCAACGGAGTTATTTAA
- a CDS encoding lipocalin family protein — MKFRGSLIAICCGAVLMAACKKEDSSATKKLLMDGRWQVTASTATTFYNGKDTTLDLMSTWNECEKDDIAEFKSNGKATQDEGANKCPDDPQTTAIKYALLNNDTRIALVDDNPDTFDLHVTTTELKLTIVKPNSSGTVFTYVETYKNIR, encoded by the coding sequence ATGAAATTCAGGGGCTCGTTGATTGCTATTTGTTGTGGAGCGGTTCTTATGGCCGCTTGTAAAAAAGAAGACAGCTCGGCAACTAAAAAACTGCTGATGGATGGCAGATGGCAGGTAACAGCCTCTACCGCCACTACTTTTTACAACGGCAAGGACACGACCCTTGACCTGATGAGCACCTGGAACGAGTGTGAGAAAGACGATATTGCCGAGTTCAAAAGCAATGGCAAGGCTACACAAGATGAGGGCGCTAACAAATGCCCCGACGATCCGCAGACTACTGCCATTAAGTATGCACTGCTGAACAACGACACCCGGATAGCCCTGGTAGACGATAACCCCGATACATTTGACTTGCATGTAACTACTACTGAGTTGAAACTGACTATAGTCAAACCCAACTCATCAGGCACGGTCTTCACTTATGTCGAAACGTATAAGAATATCAGGTAG
- a CDS encoding phosphatidate cytidylyltransferase, with amino-acid sequence MKKLSLASLLLLVVSLTGCQLIGDIFKAGVWAGILLVVVVVGLILFVLRRIF; translated from the coding sequence ATGAAAAAACTGAGTTTAGCCTCCTTATTACTGCTGGTCGTATCGCTAACAGGTTGTCAATTAATAGGTGACATCTTCAAAGCCGGTGTTTGGGCTGGTATCCTGCTGGTTGTTGTCGTGGTCGGCCTGATTCTTTTCGTATTGAGAAGGATATTCTAG
- a CDS encoding NADPH-dependent FMN reductase, producing the protein MTNDPKSYRERQPLRFLVFSASLRGESLNTHLARLASQVIEKNGGIVDFANMSDFDAPSYSQDAETQQGMPKGTIEFQKRLLDNDAFIIASPEYNGSMPGLLKNAIDWVSRFRPQPFNERHALLMSASPSMVGGNRSLWTLRVPLEHLGTRVFPDMFSLAMAHKAFTPEGGFVDAVLAKRFEDNIVAFMNLVEAAKHYPCIKKAWVEFLGEVPDPVTDRVE; encoded by the coding sequence ATGACAAACGATCCTAAATCTTACCGCGAGCGGCAACCGCTGCGTTTTCTTGTTTTTTCGGCTTCATTGAGGGGCGAGTCGCTGAATACCCATTTGGCTAGGCTGGCCAGCCAGGTGATAGAAAAGAATGGAGGGATCGTCGACTTTGCCAACATGAGCGATTTTGACGCGCCTTCTTATAGCCAAGATGCTGAAACGCAGCAAGGCATGCCAAAAGGAACAATTGAATTCCAAAAGCGCTTGCTGGATAACGATGCTTTCATTATCGCATCTCCCGAATACAACGGTTCAATGCCGGGGCTGTTGAAAAACGCAATTGACTGGGTTTCGAGGTTTCGTCCCCAACCCTTCAATGAGCGGCATGCGCTATTGATGTCGGCATCACCATCAATGGTTGGTGGAAATAGATCGCTTTGGACCTTACGGGTTCCGTTGGAGCATTTGGGCACAAGGGTTTTTCCTGACATGTTTTCGCTGGCTATGGCGCATAAAGCGTTTACACCCGAAGGTGGGTTTGTGGATGCCGTGCTTGCCAAACGTTTTGAAGACAATATTGTTGCATTTATGAACCTGGTTGAAGCAGCTAAACATTATCCTTGTATCAAGAAAGCATGGGTTGAATTTTTGGGCGAAGTTCCAGACCCGGTTACAGACAGGGTGGAGTAA
- a CDS encoding DUF4268 domain-containing protein, which yields MYSRQEIAQKKEAFWTTFGRYMQPITPAGSDKVNWINYKTGVPGISFKMDADSKRASIAIVLNHIDPAVRRQHYEQILTLKHLLRDATGEDWTWEPEVHDDYGKVYSRIGTVSIGHNILEPADWPALISFLKPRIIALDEFWSNTRFAFEL from the coding sequence ATGTATAGCAGGCAGGAAATAGCGCAAAAGAAAGAGGCATTCTGGACGACATTTGGTAGGTATATGCAGCCCATCACCCCCGCGGGCAGCGACAAGGTGAACTGGATCAACTACAAAACGGGTGTGCCAGGCATCAGCTTTAAAATGGATGCTGATAGCAAACGCGCCAGCATTGCTATCGTACTCAACCATATCGACCCAGCCGTCCGTCGGCAGCATTACGAACAAATACTGACCTTGAAACACCTGCTGCGCGACGCCACCGGTGAAGACTGGACCTGGGAACCTGAAGTGCATGATGACTACGGCAAGGTATATAGCCGTATCGGCACCGTCTCGATAGGTCACAATATCCTCGAACCGGCAGACTGGCCTGCCCTTATATCCTTCCTCAAACCACGCATCATCGCCCTTGATGAGTTCTGGAGCAATACCAGGTTTGCGTTTGAGCTATAA
- the pdeM gene encoding ligase-associated DNA damage response endonuclease PdeM produces the protein MLDIVLQGEKVQLLAERAMYWPAQKMLVVADLHWGKSAHFRKHGIAIPGNTQTQDEVKLAKLISQYSVERLVIAGDMFHSKHNKEVDVFSHWRKGHEDLYIDLVTGNHDILPQEMYEGWNLQLHTHGLKVGPFFIAHDVPEDCPDFCIHGHIHPAIRISRRGHNTIKLSCFCEDEDRFILPAFGQFTGTHVLDPAEHKHIYVIAEEAVMKWT, from the coding sequence ATGTTAGACATTGTATTGCAGGGAGAAAAGGTGCAGCTATTGGCAGAAAGGGCGATGTATTGGCCTGCACAAAAAATGTTGGTGGTGGCTGATCTGCACTGGGGTAAGAGCGCGCATTTCCGCAAACATGGTATAGCGATCCCGGGTAATACACAAACGCAGGATGAAGTAAAGCTGGCTAAGCTAATAAGTCAATACAGCGTCGAACGTCTTGTTATAGCCGGTGACATGTTTCATAGCAAGCATAACAAAGAAGTTGATGTATTCTCGCATTGGCGTAAAGGACATGAGGATCTCTATATAGATCTTGTTACCGGTAACCACGATATACTGCCGCAGGAGATGTACGAAGGATGGAACCTGCAGTTGCACACGCATGGACTAAAAGTCGGTCCGTTTTTCATAGCCCACGATGTACCGGAGGATTGTCCAGACTTTTGTATTCATGGTCACATCCACCCGGCTATACGCATTAGCCGGCGCGGACATAACACTATTAAACTATCCTGTTTCTGCGAGGACGAAGACAGGTTTATACTACCCGCGTTCGGGCAGTTTACGGGTACCCATGTTCTCGATCCAGCAGAACACAAACACATCTATGTGATAGCTGAGGAAGCAGTTATGAAATGGACCTGA
- a CDS encoding DUF6252 family protein: MKLRLLLALLVPIVFFYSCNSDTNGVGPGVNGANGNVVVATINGDTWGAESGYYQTSTNFTLEIIGARSSGGRITLVVSPYNGQQTYQLNGITKIMFSENGVEYTSTTGQITVSSDDGQYIEGYFNCEMISNTGSQSLTFSNGQFLAPRR, translated from the coding sequence ATGAAGCTGAGACTGCTCCTTGCGCTGCTGGTACCTATCGTGTTCTTCTACTCGTGCAACTCCGATACAAATGGTGTTGGCCCCGGTGTGAACGGTGCCAACGGCAATGTTGTAGTTGCCACCATCAATGGCGATACATGGGGAGCCGAAAGCGGTTACTATCAAACTTCCACCAACTTCACCCTCGAGATCATTGGTGCAAGAAGCAGCGGTGGGCGGATTACATTGGTAGTGTCTCCTTATAATGGCCAACAGACCTACCAGCTCAACGGCATCACCAAGATCATGTTTTCTGAAAATGGGGTAGAGTACACGTCTACTACCGGGCAGATCACTGTTAGCTCTGATGATGGCCAATACATTGAAGGTTACTTCAACTGCGAGATGATCAGCAATACAGGCAGCCAGAGCCTGACGTTTAGCAATGGCCAGTTCCTTGCGCCACGCAGGTAA
- a CDS encoding phosphoribosylaminoimidazolesuccinocarboxamide synthase, giving the protein MAQLQLPNQTNFYKGKVRDVYTIADKYMVMLVSDRISAFDVVLPRPIPYKGQVLNQIAAQFLDATKDIVPNWMIKVPLPNVTIGYKCETYPVEMVVRGYLTGHAWRTYKTGKRELCGVTMPEGMKENDKFPQPILTPTTKAHEGHDEDISREEIIKQGLVSEKEYEQLEKYTLALFERGTEIAKERGLILVDTKYEFGKIGDTIYLIDEIHTPDSSRYFYLEGYEDRQKKGEAQKQLSKEFVREWLMENGFQGKEGQEIPEMTNEVVNRISERYIELYEQVTGKTFMKEDMNEQEMNDKLKNEIEHLPPVPQQIGTL; this is encoded by the coding sequence ATGGCACAACTTCAATTACCTAATCAGACGAACTTCTATAAAGGCAAAGTGCGCGACGTGTACACGATCGCCGATAAGTATATGGTGATGCTGGTAAGCGACCGTATCTCTGCATTCGATGTGGTACTGCCTCGCCCTATTCCTTACAAAGGACAAGTACTGAACCAAATAGCAGCGCAATTCCTGGATGCTACAAAGGACATCGTTCCTAACTGGATGATCAAAGTTCCGTTGCCGAATGTAACTATCGGTTACAAGTGCGAAACTTACCCAGTTGAAATGGTAGTGCGTGGATACCTGACAGGTCATGCATGGCGTACATATAAAACAGGCAAGCGCGAACTGTGCGGTGTAACTATGCCTGAAGGCATGAAAGAGAATGATAAATTCCCTCAGCCGATCCTTACACCAACGACTAAGGCGCACGAAGGCCACGATGAAGACATTTCTCGCGAAGAGATCATCAAACAAGGTCTTGTATCTGAGAAAGAATACGAGCAACTGGAAAAATACACGCTGGCACTGTTCGAGCGTGGCACTGAGATCGCTAAAGAGCGCGGCCTGATCCTGGTTGATACCAAGTACGAATTCGGTAAAATTGGTGATACCATTTACCTGATCGATGAGATCCACACACCGGATTCTTCTCGTTACTTCTATCTGGAAGGTTACGAAGACCGCCAGAAGAAAGGTGAAGCTCAAAAACAACTGTCTAAAGAGTTCGTTCGTGAGTGGCTGATGGAAAATGGTTTCCAGGGCAAAGAAGGCCAGGAAATACCTGAGATGACCAACGAAGTAGTGAACCGTATTTCAGAGCGTTACATTGAGCTGTATGAGCAAGTAACCGGTAAGACCTTCATGAAAGAAGATATGAACGAGCAGGAGATGAACGACAAACTGAAAAACGAGATCGAACACCTGCCGCCAGTACCACAACAAATCGGAACACTGTAA
- the ispF gene encoding 2-C-methyl-D-erythritol 2,4-cyclodiphosphate synthase, translating into MSFRIGQGIDFHQLAEGRELWLGGVKIPHTKGAVGHSDADVLLHAICDAMLGALALGDIGKHFPDTDATYKGIDSKILLQRSYELVRARGYKLINIDSTLLLQAPKIKPYVEQMQRAIADIVNLTIDDVSIKATTTETLSFIGREEGVVATASVLLQKY; encoded by the coding sequence ATGTCATTTAGAATAGGACAAGGAATTGATTTTCATCAATTGGCTGAAGGCCGCGAGCTATGGCTCGGTGGCGTGAAAATACCTCATACCAAAGGCGCCGTAGGTCACTCAGATGCCGACGTGTTGCTGCATGCTATTTGCGATGCTATGCTAGGTGCACTTGCCCTTGGCGATATCGGCAAGCACTTCCCGGATACGGACGCGACTTACAAAGGCATCGACAGTAAGATACTGCTGCAGCGCTCGTACGAGCTAGTGCGTGCGCGTGGCTATAAGCTAATCAACATCGACAGTACTTTGCTACTACAGGCGCCCAAGATCAAGCCTTACGTAGAGCAGATGCAACGGGCCATTGCGGACATCGTAAACCTTACTATTGATGATGTATCTATCAAAGCTACTACCACCGAAACACTGAGCTTCATCGGTCGTGAAGAGGGTGTGGTAGCTACTGCCAGTGTGCTGCTGCAGAAATATTAG
- a CDS encoding response regulator, whose amino-acid sequence MKTILLIDDNADVRMVITEVLELSNYRVLAAADGKEGILLARDKKPDLIICDIMMPVLDGYAVIHSLQRFPETQNIPFIFLSAKAERSDIRKGMELGADDYIAKPLSGPEELLNAVESRLKKADLLKKDMGPGLEGLNNLMISVNGKDMLKSLTDESSSQRYKKRQVVYNEGTHPKNLFYVQKGKVKVFKTNDDGKELVTNIYTEGDFFGYTSIIEESLYKETAQALEEAELTLIPASDFKDLLNNSREVLHKFIQLLANNVSEREAQLVGVAYNSLRKKVADALISIFKKFKKEGDADDSTIAIGRENLANFTGTAKESVIRTLSDFKDEKLIDIKDGNIVILNRRKLENMLN is encoded by the coding sequence ATGAAGACTATCCTATTAATTGACGACAATGCGGACGTGCGCATGGTAATTACCGAAGTATTGGAATTATCCAATTATCGTGTATTAGCCGCTGCCGATGGCAAGGAGGGCATTCTGCTCGCAAGAGACAAAAAGCCAGACCTGATCATCTGTGATATCATGATGCCTGTGCTGGATGGCTATGCAGTTATTCATTCCCTGCAACGATTTCCCGAAACACAGAATATTCCGTTCATTTTTCTTTCAGCAAAAGCCGAGCGCAGCGATATCCGAAAAGGAATGGAGCTTGGCGCCGACGATTATATAGCAAAACCACTTAGCGGCCCTGAAGAACTGCTGAACGCCGTAGAAAGCCGTCTGAAGAAAGCAGACCTCCTGAAAAAGGATATGGGCCCGGGACTGGAAGGTTTAAACAACCTGATGATCTCGGTGAATGGCAAGGACATGCTGAAAAGCCTGACCGACGAAAGCAGCAGCCAGCGTTACAAAAAACGCCAGGTGGTGTACAACGAAGGCACCCACCCTAAGAACCTATTCTATGTACAGAAAGGCAAGGTGAAGGTATTTAAGACAAACGACGACGGAAAGGAACTGGTGACCAACATATATACTGAAGGTGACTTCTTTGGCTATACTTCGATCATCGAAGAATCGCTGTATAAAGAGACTGCACAGGCACTGGAAGAGGCGGAACTGACGCTCATTCCGGCATCTGACTTTAAAGACCTGCTCAATAATAGCCGCGAGGTGTTGCATAAATTCATACAGCTACTTGCCAACAACGTATCAGAACGCGAAGCGCAACTGGTAGGAGTAGCCTACAACTCGCTGCGTAAGAAGGTCGCCGATGCGTTGATCTCCATTTTTAAGAAGTTTAAAAAAGAGGGCGACGCTGACGACAGCACGATTGCAATAGGCCGCGAGAACCTGGCCAACTTTACCGGCACCGCCAAAGAATCCGTTATCCGCACACTCAGCGATTTCAAGGACGAGAAACTGATCGACATCAAAGACGGCAATATCGTTATCCTAAATCGCAGGAAGCTGGAAAATATGCTCAATTGA
- a CDS encoding energy transducer TonB — protein MELQAFLTADYLDIVFDNRNKQYGGYVLRKTYHKRVFTSLTFILFATGAFSVYALVNNDAPVRNVPVLISCPIGPTLYEPPKSTPKPPAAPTGAPKTDMVKFTTPVIVENDVVEESPTDLSTKVAGPINTNGKEGTVSIVGDSDTASAPVADTKPVLPEAPIKFAEVMPEFNGDLNDYLGRKLMYPTVARENSIEGTVIVQFVVAEDGSVSNAKVLRSLAGGCSEEALRVVNSMPKWKPGKQNGQPVKVFYTLPIRFVLQ, from the coding sequence ATGGAACTTCAAGCATTTCTTACCGCTGACTACCTGGACATAGTATTTGATAACCGCAACAAGCAATATGGTGGTTATGTTCTCAGGAAGACTTATCATAAACGCGTGTTTACCAGTCTTACTTTCATTCTCTTTGCAACAGGAGCCTTTTCTGTGTACGCCCTTGTAAACAATGATGCTCCGGTTAGAAATGTACCTGTTCTTATCTCTTGTCCAATCGGGCCAACACTTTATGAACCTCCCAAATCAACGCCGAAGCCGCCAGCCGCGCCTACCGGTGCGCCAAAGACTGATATGGTAAAATTCACAACTCCCGTAATTGTCGAAAACGATGTTGTTGAGGAGTCGCCAACCGACCTTTCCACTAAAGTAGCCGGGCCAATCAATACAAATGGTAAAGAGGGTACAGTTTCAATAGTAGGAGATAGTGACACAGCTTCAGCACCGGTCGCAGATACTAAACCGGTCCTTCCGGAAGCACCGATAAAATTTGCAGAAGTAATGCCTGAATTCAACGGCGATCTGAATGACTACCTGGGTAGAAAGCTTATGTACCCGACTGTCGCGCGCGAGAACAGCATAGAAGGCACAGTGATCGTACAATTTGTTGTAGCTGAGGATGGTAGCGTATCGAATGCCAAAGTATTGCGCAGTTTAGCCGGGGGATGTAGCGAAGAGGCCTTGCGGGTCGTGAACAGTATGCCGAAGTGGAAACCCGGAAAACAAAATGGGCAGCCCGTAAAAGTGTTTTACACACTGCCCATTAGGTTTGTATTGCAATAG
- a CDS encoding Glu/Leu/Phe/Val dehydrogenase dimerization domain-containing protein, with the protein MQQSVFDLMQQMGHEQLVFCHDPYSGLNAIIAIHNTTLGPALGGTRLWNYNSHEEGVIDALRLSRGMTYKAAISDLNLGGGKAVIIGDANKIKSEGLWRRYGKFVDSLNGKYITAEDVNTSARDMEYISLETEHVTGVPEYMGGSGDPSPFTAYGVFVGMKASAKKVWGNDSLAGKKVLVQGVGHVGQYLVGHLIEAGAKVMISDINETRIKETTDKFKVEVINNSDIFAKEFDVYAPCALGATVNTESISKMKCPIIAGAANNQLAEERVHGPMLIEKGILYAPDFLINAGGLINVSAELDGYNHERVMGNVEKIYNRTLEIFNLSEKENVHTQAAAMMLAEKRLADIANVKSRL; encoded by the coding sequence ATGCAGCAATCTGTATTTGATCTTATGCAGCAAATGGGACATGAGCAGCTCGTATTCTGCCATGATCCGTATTCGGGACTGAACGCTATCATAGCTATACATAATACAACGCTTGGCCCTGCGCTGGGTGGTACACGCCTCTGGAACTACAACAGCCACGAAGAAGGTGTGATCGATGCACTTCGCCTGAGCCGCGGTATGACTTACAAAGCTGCCATCAGCGACCTGAACCTGGGTGGTGGTAAAGCGGTGATCATCGGCGACGCAAACAAGATCAAATCAGAAGGCCTGTGGAGGCGCTATGGTAAATTCGTAGATAGCCTGAATGGTAAATACATCACAGCAGAAGACGTAAACACTTCTGCACGTGATATGGAATACATCTCGCTGGAAACAGAGCACGTAACTGGTGTGCCTGAGTACATGGGTGGTAGCGGCGATCCTTCGCCATTCACTGCTTACGGTGTTTTCGTAGGTATGAAAGCCTCTGCTAAGAAAGTTTGGGGTAACGATAGCCTGGCCGGCAAGAAAGTACTGGTACAGGGCGTTGGTCACGTAGGTCAGTACCTGGTTGGACACCTGATAGAAGCTGGTGCTAAAGTGATGATCTCTGATATCAACGAAACACGTATCAAAGAAACCACCGATAAATTCAAAGTAGAAGTAATCAATAACAGCGACATTTTCGCTAAAGAATTCGATGTGTACGCTCCGTGTGCCCTGGGTGCTACGGTAAACACCGAGAGCATCTCAAAAATGAAATGCCCGATCATTGCCGGTGCTGCCAACAACCAGCTTGCTGAAGAACGTGTTCATGGCCCTATGCTGATAGAAAAAGGCATCCTGTACGCTCCGGACTTCCTGATCAATGCCGGTGGCCTGATCAACGTAAGTGCTGAGCTTGACGGCTACAACCACGAGCGCGTAATGGGCAATGTAGAGAAGATCTACAACCGCACACTGGAGATATTCAACCTGTCAGAGAAAGAAAACGTACATACTCAGGCGGCTGCGATGATGCTGGCGGAGAAACGCCTTGCAGATATTGCTAATGTAAAGTCGAGGTTATAA